In a single window of the Candidatus Kaiserbacteria bacterium genome:
- a CDS encoding methyltransferase domain-containing protein, with protein sequence MAKIEYEKNIDNFDIRNFFKRWQFFYFFIANVFGPMMFCGLSAVAFLKRYPSEGKVLNLGSGPRILSKGVVNVDFYPYTGVEIVADINSVPLPDASVARIISDNVLEHTSLPSKAVLEMRRLLCKDGLAYISTPFLYPFHTSPSDYQRWTDEGLRELFKDFEMVEIGVRAGPFSALTVYLNHLFSIIFSFGSHKIASILLNLIMFVTFPIKFLDLVFNHCPRSVEIAAVLYCVVRKK encoded by the coding sequence ATGGCGAAGATAGAATACGAAAAGAATATCGATAATTTTGACATAAGAAATTTCTTTAAACGCTGGCAATTTTTCTATTTTTTTATTGCAAATGTATTTGGCCCTATGATGTTTTGTGGATTAAGTGCAGTTGCATTTTTAAAACGTTATCCATCTGAAGGTAAGGTATTAAACTTGGGTTCTGGACCGAGGATTTTATCCAAGGGTGTAGTAAATGTTGATTTTTATCCATACACAGGAGTAGAAATAGTTGCTGATATAAATTCGGTACCGTTACCAGACGCAAGTGTGGCGCGTATTATTTCAGATAATGTACTTGAACATACGTCACTTCCATCTAAAGCAGTATTGGAAATGAGACGCTTACTATGTAAAGACGGACTAGCATATATCTCCACACCATTTTTATACCCTTTCCATACGTCACCTTCTGACTATCAACGCTGGACAGATGAGGGATTACGGGAATTGTTTAAAGACTTTGAAATGGTAGAAATTGGGGTCCGAGCAGGACCATTTTCTGCACTTACCGTTTATTTAAATCATCTGTTTTCAATAATTTTTTCATTTGGCTCGCATAAAATCGCTTCAATACTTCTTAATTTGATAATGTTTGTAACCTTTCCAATAAAATTTCTTGATTTAGTTTTTAATCACTGTCCTCGGTCTGTTGAAATAGCTGCAGTGTTATATTGTGTCGTGCGGAAAAAATAA
- a CDS encoding type II toxin-antitoxin system mRNA interferase toxin, RelE/StbE family, with protein MQVTFHKKFKKQLKKLPPHIQKTFFERLSVLIASPHDPLLNVHRLTGDMDTFLSMNVTGDYRAHFTYEEYTIEFYKIGTHSELY; from the coding sequence ATGCAGGTAACGTTTCATAAAAAGTTTAAAAAGCAACTTAAGAAACTTCCTCCTCACATCCAGAAAACGTTTTTTGAGCGTCTGAGTGTACTCATTGCATCCCCACATGATCCTCTTCTCAATGTACACAGACTCACTGGGGACATGGATACGTTTTTGAGTATGAATGTAACTGGTGATTATCGAGCGCACTTTACATACGAAGAGTATACGATTGAGTTTTATAAAATTGGCACACACAGCGAGTTGTATTGA
- a CDS encoding bifunctional sulfate adenylyltransferase/adenylylsulfate kinase — protein MSSPDLQHDILTLPRLNLKGRVLHDLEVMLLGGFEPVVGFMDEADYNGVVESMRLADGTLFPIPIVLDVSAQNSYQVGERILLCDAFGNPLAVMAITSRFSPDKTKEALRVYGTEDRMHPGVQYLFDEMEDTYLGGTVTKIALPERNDFKQFRKTPTELKALFKEKGWDKVVGFQTRNPMHRAHFELVKRASEKIGAPVLVHPVVGMTKPGDIDYVTRVRTYNVVCNTYGKDFTHLSLLPLAMRMAGPREAVWHSIIRKNYGCTHFIVGRDHAGPGKGSDGKDFYGPYDARTLALTHADEVGIIIVDSDELAYSKTREKYVSAHEVEEGEDIANISGTEFRRRLRENEEIPEWFSFKESIAILRESVKRDTRPGVTFFFTGLSCSGKSTLAQLLYARLQELQDRDVTFLDGDIIREHLSKGLGFSKEDRDENVKRVGFVAREVIKHGGIVISALIAPYRDARRHVRTMVEQYGEFIEIFVDTPVDVCATRDTKGLYEKARQGLIKNFTGVDDPYEVPEAPELVAKTVESTPEEIVENIIEHLYTRGVLVRR, from the coding sequence ATGAGTTCACCAGATTTGCAGCACGATATTCTTACCCTCCCACGCCTCAACCTCAAAGGGCGCGTACTCCACGACCTTGAGGTGATGCTCCTTGGGGGCTTTGAGCCCGTCGTGGGCTTTATGGATGAGGCGGACTATAACGGTGTGGTGGAGTCGATGCGTCTCGCTGATGGAACCCTTTTCCCGATACCTATCGTGCTCGATGTGTCGGCACAGAATTCGTATCAGGTAGGGGAGCGCATACTCCTTTGTGATGCGTTTGGAAACCCGCTTGCGGTCATGGCGATTACCTCACGCTTTTCACCCGACAAGACAAAGGAAGCGCTTCGCGTGTATGGCACCGAGGACAGAATGCACCCCGGCGTGCAGTACCTTTTTGATGAAATGGAGGACACCTACCTCGGGGGTACGGTGACAAAGATTGCACTCCCTGAACGAAACGACTTTAAACAATTCCGCAAAACACCCACAGAACTCAAAGCGCTTTTCAAAGAAAAAGGATGGGATAAGGTCGTGGGCTTTCAAACACGCAATCCCATGCATCGCGCCCACTTTGAACTTGTAAAGCGTGCAAGTGAAAAAATAGGAGCACCGGTACTCGTGCATCCTGTTGTGGGGATGACAAAGCCAGGAGACATAGACTACGTCACCCGCGTGCGCACATACAATGTGGTGTGCAACACCTACGGAAAGGATTTTACGCATCTTTCACTCTTGCCCCTTGCGATGCGTATGGCGGGCCCGCGTGAGGCGGTGTGGCACTCGATCATCCGCAAAAACTACGGATGTACGCACTTCATAGTGGGGCGTGACCACGCGGGCCCGGGCAAGGGAAGTGATGGAAAGGATTTTTATGGTCCGTATGATGCGCGTACGCTCGCACTCACCCATGCTGATGAGGTAGGTATTATTATTGTTGACTCGGACGAACTCGCGTACTCAAAGACACGAGAAAAGTATGTGTCGGCACATGAGGTAGAAGAGGGGGAAGATATTGCCAATATCTCGGGTACTGAGTTTCGTCGACGCTTGCGTGAGAATGAGGAGATACCTGAATGGTTTTCCTTTAAGGAGAGTATCGCAATTTTGCGCGAGAGTGTGAAGCGGGATACGCGCCCCGGCGTGACGTTCTTTTTCACGGGACTTTCATGCTCGGGCAAGTCGACGCTTGCGCAACTTCTGTATGCACGGCTTCAAGAACTGCAGGATAGAGATGTAACCTTCCTCGATGGCGATATTATTCGTGAGCACCTTTCGAAGGGCTTAGGCTTCTCAAAGGAGGATAGAGATGAAAACGTAAAGCGTGTAGGCTTTGTAGCCCGTGAGGTGATAAAGCACGGAGGAATCGTTATTTCAGCACTTATTGCACCGTACAGGGACGCGCGGAGACACGTACGTACTATGGTGGAGCAGTATGGGGAATTCATTGAGATATTTGTGGATACACCAGTGGATGTATGTGCAACACGTGATACGAAGGGCCTGTATGAAAAAGCACGTCAAGGACTTATTAAAAACTTTACGGGAGTTGACGACCCGTATGAGGTACCGGAAGCACCAGAATTGGTTGCAAAAACTGTAGAAAGCACGCCTGAAGAGATTGT